The following proteins are co-located in the Diaphorobacter sp. HDW4B genome:
- a CDS encoding kelch repeat-containing protein, translating into MSSVTTPRPASWQRWVAPAALAFCAAMTDAEAEVVSIPPVPTYAAMPFPAQSGFLRDSDGAVLWPAGTNTYCRADPSQPCIDWGLAWYRWNPATGEHSRNNLGVAAGSYYPRVVAGRNVWMHTAPMLEPTARQTWRVLLKTPEALIEQEFPADSYRHIEELVPLGEDAVFAMQRDETTRHPRGLLLQRVGAKIELHPMPELPEVLRDDYAVVALDEQRIMLIGGGAGKYRGCVEECLASTHVLDLKVRRWTPGPSMLEGRAEAVTARLPDGSVLVAGGYTKAEPWGPGPSRTAELWSPVSNRFEPLPPMPVPTARAKAYWAPGQEGRTLLIAEGMSAGISAFDVQRRAWYLAGAWEAGSEEGACTFVPFKKGEQTWAWQNFKSEGHYSSKSCEYRLIRLTKLLEPRAPGAQATGPIWNEVAAGRWGASLLAVDGKHPALLVGGTMHTGMNSHQLSAAVIAVDAAGRAFALPSLQHARRSPNVLRVGDGVLVVGGSNESVFRRNQPVLPVEWLPSTERGLDARWTVLADTGLDANSLVTPRRTSDGLLELVDATSVMRVQVKTGASQDEPTFVREAWAQLLRSRRSFEDSRVQMRELDDGRVIVAGGEVQSVRIALWSEEVALASTAPDSYVSIGYWGPEQEHEIIAPDGKASLSAPSRLPGGTVVILDSGHVVKAHTATSDGRLAFEMHDPHTLRWRDLAAAPSEMQLPGRWQMSAQGNELLLAAQKTEQTPHQTQRAIWRMNFASNDWEKLWEERDVKPGSDESNVPVGAGLVIVSLPDGTRAVVSMGGI; encoded by the coding sequence ATGTCGTCAGTCACCACACCGCGTCCAGCAAGCTGGCAAAGATGGGTTGCTCCAGCCGCATTGGCGTTCTGCGCCGCAATGACCGACGCCGAAGCCGAAGTGGTCTCGATTCCTCCTGTGCCAACTTACGCTGCCATGCCTTTCCCGGCGCAAAGCGGGTTTCTGCGTGACAGCGATGGCGCAGTGCTGTGGCCTGCGGGCACCAATACCTACTGTCGGGCCGACCCATCGCAACCCTGCATCGACTGGGGCCTCGCGTGGTATCGCTGGAATCCGGCGACGGGTGAGCACTCCAGGAACAACCTGGGTGTGGCGGCGGGCAGCTACTATCCGCGCGTGGTTGCCGGGCGCAATGTGTGGATGCACACCGCACCCATGTTGGAGCCCACGGCGCGGCAAACATGGCGCGTGTTGCTGAAGACGCCCGAAGCACTGATCGAGCAGGAATTTCCGGCGGACAGCTACCGCCATATCGAAGAGCTGGTTCCGCTCGGCGAAGACGCCGTGTTTGCCATGCAGCGCGATGAAACCACACGCCATCCGCGCGGCCTGTTGCTGCAGCGGGTAGGAGCCAAGATCGAGTTGCATCCCATGCCGGAGCTACCCGAAGTGCTTCGCGACGACTATGCCGTGGTGGCTCTGGACGAGCAGCGCATCATGCTGATTGGCGGCGGTGCAGGCAAGTACCGGGGATGCGTGGAGGAGTGCCTCGCGAGCACCCATGTGCTGGATCTGAAAGTCAGGCGTTGGACACCCGGCCCGTCGATGCTGGAGGGCCGCGCGGAAGCCGTTACAGCGCGTCTGCCGGACGGCTCGGTGCTGGTGGCAGGCGGCTATACCAAGGCCGAACCTTGGGGGCCCGGGCCATCGCGCACGGCGGAGCTGTGGAGCCCGGTCAGCAATCGCTTCGAGCCACTGCCGCCCATGCCGGTTCCCACCGCACGCGCCAAGGCGTACTGGGCTCCGGGCCAGGAAGGGCGCACGCTGCTGATCGCGGAAGGCATGAGCGCTGGCATTTCCGCATTCGATGTGCAGCGCCGGGCTTGGTATCTGGCGGGCGCGTGGGAGGCTGGCAGCGAGGAAGGTGCCTGCACGTTCGTGCCTTTCAAGAAGGGCGAGCAGACCTGGGCCTGGCAGAACTTCAAATCGGAAGGTCATTACTCAAGCAAGTCCTGCGAGTACAGGCTGATCCGGCTGACGAAGCTGCTTGAGCCGCGTGCACCGGGCGCACAGGCCACGGGGCCGATCTGGAACGAGGTGGCTGCGGGGCGTTGGGGCGCAAGCCTGCTGGCAGTCGATGGCAAACATCCCGCCTTGCTGGTCGGCGGCACCATGCACACGGGCATGAACTCTCACCAGCTTTCCGCAGCGGTCATTGCTGTCGATGCGGCGGGCAGGGCGTTTGCGTTGCCCAGCCTTCAACATGCGCGGCGCTCTCCCAACGTGCTGCGCGTCGGCGACGGTGTGCTGGTGGTGGGCGGCAGCAACGAATCGGTTTTTCGCCGCAATCAACCTGTCTTGCCTGTGGAATGGTTGCCGTCCACGGAGCGCGGTCTCGATGCTCGCTGGACGGTGCTTGCGGACACGGGGCTGGACGCGAATTCGCTGGTGACGCCGCGCCGCACCTCGGACGGCTTGTTGGAATTGGTCGATGCGACGAGCGTGATGCGTGTGCAGGTGAAGACCGGTGCTTCGCAGGATGAGCCGACTTTTGTGCGCGAAGCTTGGGCGCAACTGCTTCGTTCGAGACGATCATTTGAAGACTCGCGCGTGCAGATGCGCGAGCTGGACGATGGCCGCGTGATTGTGGCGGGTGGCGAGGTGCAGTCCGTACGCATCGCGTTATGGAGCGAAGAGGTGGCGCTTGCCAGCACTGCGCCGGACAGCTATGTCTCTATCGGTTATTGGGGGCCGGAGCAGGAGCACGAGATCATCGCGCCCGACGGCAAGGCGAGCCTGTCTGCGCCATCGAGACTGCCAGGCGGCACGGTCGTGATTCTCGACAGCGGCCATGTGGTCAAGGCGCATACGGCGACAAGCGATGGGCGGCTTGCCTTCGAGATGCATGATCCGCACACCTTGCGCTGGCGCGATCTGGCAGCCGCGCCTTCCGAGATGCAGTTGCCGGGTCGGTGGCAGATGAGTGCGCAGGGAAACGAGTTGCTGCTGGCGGCGCAGAAAACCGAACAGACACCGCATCAGACGCAGCGCGCCATCTGGCGCATGAACTTCGCCAGCAACGACTGGGAAAAGCTGTGGGAGGAGCGCGATGTGAAACCGGGCAGCGACGAATCGAATGTGCCGGTGGGAGCGGGTCTGGTGATCGTTTCGCTGCCCGATGGCACCCGTGCTGTGGTCTCGATGGGAGGCATATGA